One region of Flavobacterium sp. KACC 22763 genomic DNA includes:
- the gndA gene encoding NADP-dependent phosphogluconate dehydrogenase, which translates to MSKFDFGIVGLGVMGRNLLLNIASHNFAAAGLDLDTEKVNSLQQEADANHTIEATTDVKHFVELIQQPRAIMLLVPAGKPVDSAIASLLPHLDKGDIIIDGGNTYFTDTDRRFIELSEKGIHFFGMGISGGEKGARFGPAMMPGGDQKAYERLRPIFEAIAAKVDGEPCVEYLGNGSAGNYVKMVHNGIEYGIMQLISEIYDLMKRGYNLDDATIQKTFEEWNQTDDLRSYLIEITGKILKQEDTDGGLLINKISDWARSKGTGKWTSQNAMDLQVPVPTIDAAVNMRDMSKTKPERIEAAKKLVWNADEANVSQNEAIASLKSALFFSIVVTYAQGLAQLHTASKEYNYGLNLETVAKIWRGGCIIRATILEDFRKAYVAKSDLPNLLLDSEIASKLTENQAGMRSVIQFAVQKGLPVSGLMNSLSYFDAYRSANLPTNLIQAQRDFFGAHTYERIDKEGVFHTQWTE; encoded by the coding sequence ATGAGCAAATTTGATTTTGGAATTGTAGGACTCGGCGTAATGGGTCGTAACCTACTTTTAAATATCGCCAGCCATAACTTTGCGGCTGCAGGTTTAGACTTAGACACCGAAAAAGTCAATTCTCTTCAACAAGAAGCCGATGCCAATCACACTATTGAAGCAACGACAGATGTAAAACATTTTGTGGAGCTTATTCAGCAGCCAAGAGCAATTATGTTATTGGTTCCTGCTGGAAAACCAGTTGACAGCGCCATTGCAAGTTTATTGCCTCACTTAGATAAAGGAGACATCATTATTGACGGCGGAAACACTTATTTTACTGATACTGACAGAAGATTTATTGAATTGTCTGAAAAGGGAATCCACTTCTTTGGAATGGGAATTTCGGGTGGTGAAAAAGGCGCACGTTTCGGTCCTGCTATGATGCCTGGTGGAGATCAGAAAGCTTATGAAAGATTACGTCCTATTTTTGAAGCAATTGCGGCAAAAGTAGATGGCGAACCTTGCGTAGAATATTTAGGAAACGGTTCTGCTGGAAACTATGTAAAAATGGTCCATAACGGAATTGAATACGGAATCATGCAATTAATCTCTGAGATTTATGACTTAATGAAAAGAGGTTATAATCTAGATGATGCAACGATTCAGAAAACTTTTGAAGAATGGAACCAGACTGATGATTTGAGATCGTATCTGATTGAAATCACAGGAAAAATCTTAAAACAAGAAGATACAGACGGAGGTCTTTTAATTAATAAAATTTCGGATTGGGCAAGATCTAAAGGAACAGGGAAATGGACTTCGCAAAATGCAATGGACTTGCAAGTTCCAGTTCCGACAATCGACGCAGCGGTTAACATGCGCGATATGTCTAAAACCAAACCAGAAAGAATTGAAGCTGCTAAAAAGTTAGTTTGGAACGCTGATGAAGCAAATGTTTCTCAAAACGAGGCAATTGCATCTTTAAAATCGGCTTTGTTCTTTTCTATCGTAGTAACTTACGCTCAAGGTTTAGCTCAGCTTCACACGGCTTCTAAAGAATATAATTACGGATTAAACTTAGAAACAGTTGCTAAAATCTGGCGTGGCGGATGTATTATTCGTGCGACTATTTTAGAAGATTTCAGAAAAGCATATGTCGCAAAATCAGACTTGCCAAACTTGCTTTTAGATTCTGAAATTGCTTCAAAACTAACCGAAAATCAAGCAGGAATGCGTTCTGTAATTCAGTTTGCAGTTCAAAAAGGATTGCCAGTTTCAGGATTAATGAATTCGTTATCGTATTTCGATGCTTACAGATCTGCAAATCTGCCAACAAACCTAATTCAGGCACAACGCGATTTCTTTGGAGCACACACTTACGAACGTATCGACAAAGAAGGCGTTTTCCATACCCAATGGACTGAATAA
- a CDS encoding winged helix-turn-helix transcriptional regulator, translated as MERNQKEEVQALQDTLHVLGGKWRLPIINSICNGNHRFREIERSIPGITTRMLSRELKEMELNMLIKRTEDRDAEIQVKYESTPYCKSFGPVIEEMIKWGKSHRKEIIRNS; from the coding sequence ATGGAAAGAAATCAGAAAGAAGAAGTACAGGCGCTTCAGGACACGCTGCATGTTTTAGGCGGAAAATGGCGTTTACCGATCATCAATTCAATCTGCAACGGAAATCATCGTTTCAGGGAAATCGAACGCAGTATTCCGGGAATTACGACTAGAATGCTTTCGCGAGAACTCAAAGAAATGGAATTGAATATGCTTATAAAAAGAACTGAAGATCGCGATGCCGAAATTCAGGTGAAATACGAGTCTACGCCGTATTGCAAATCTTTTGGTCCTGTAATCGAAGAAATGATCAAATGGGGAAAATCGCATCGAAAGGAGATTATTCGAAACTCTTAA
- a CDS encoding SDR family oxidoreductase gives MENLKNKTAVITGGNSGIGYATAKQLKEQGANIIITGRRKEAIEKAALELGVTAITADQSNISDIEKLAEKVKADFGSVDILFINAGIAGLGTIEQTTEELYDSIMNVNLKGAFFTLSKFIPILNDGASVVFLSSNTASMPGPGSSVYSASKTALNSFMRSAALELAPRKIRVNSVSPGPTQTEVMNKVGLDETTVKGIMDVVVEKVPLKQMGRAEDVGQMVSYLSSDAAVFMTGADVIMDGGMSLG, from the coding sequence ATGGAAAATCTAAAAAATAAAACAGCCGTCATCACAGGCGGAAACAGCGGAATAGGTTACGCAACAGCCAAACAATTAAAAGAGCAAGGCGCAAACATAATTATTACAGGAAGAAGAAAAGAAGCTATAGAAAAAGCCGCTTTAGAACTAGGCGTTACCGCCATCACAGCAGACCAATCGAATATTTCGGATATCGAAAAACTGGCAGAAAAGGTAAAAGCCGATTTCGGTTCGGTTGATATTTTGTTTATCAATGCGGGAATCGCGGGTTTAGGAACCATCGAACAAACCACAGAAGAATTGTACGACAGCATTATGAATGTGAACTTAAAAGGCGCTTTTTTCACTTTAAGCAAATTTATCCCAATTCTGAACGACGGTGCTTCGGTGGTTTTTCTTTCTTCGAATACTGCGAGTATGCCGGGTCCAGGATCTTCGGTTTATTCAGCGAGTAAAACGGCTTTGAATTCGTTTATGAGATCGGCGGCTTTAGAATTAGCGCCCAGAAAGATTCGTGTTAATTCGGTTAGTCCAGGACCAACCCAAACCGAAGTCATGAACAAAGTAGGTCTGGACGAAACCACCGTGAAAGGCATTATGGATGTTGTAGTAGAAAAAGTGCCTTTAAAACAAATGGGAAGGGCAGAAGATGTGGGTCAAATGGTTTCCTATCTAAGTAGTGATGCCGCGGTGTTTATGACTGGAGCTGATGTTATTATGGATGGTGGGATGAGTTTGGGGTGA
- a CDS encoding McrC family protein gives MAEIKENIVVFEHETLRFDKGEKKITKDQFEALERYYGNGKPFYKLVYNGVQFNEHVGVIQVGNTLIEVLPKADKIPHSKEEDKKWRNLLIGMLRTVGSFDIKSTSNSNLKIKPNTILDLYFELFIKEVEYLFHNGLVKKYRKKEENITTLKGSLQFSKHIQQNLIHKERFYVRHSIYDVEHTLHFIIYKTLRLLKQINSNNDLHSRIGVLLLNFPEMPDIKVSDSTFEKLIYNRKNKHYQKAIEIAKLLLLKYHPDVTKGKNHVLALMFDMNLLWEQFIYASLKKNTTDFIKIKAQTSKFFWKPENGRRTAMKPDIYIETYDGNIVLDTKWKNLNGFNPSPDDLRQMYVYHEYYDANKVALVYPGDNKNSKAGVYLKKDGKHDSKICSVVLINVEDEVLKWQEEIRRIVKQFASTK, from the coding sequence TTGGCTGAAATAAAAGAAAATATTGTCGTATTTGAACATGAAACTCTTCGTTTTGATAAAGGTGAAAAGAAAATCACCAAAGATCAATTTGAAGCTTTAGAACGTTATTATGGTAATGGAAAACCTTTTTATAAATTAGTCTACAATGGCGTTCAATTTAATGAACACGTTGGTGTTATTCAAGTTGGTAATACATTAATAGAAGTATTGCCAAAGGCAGACAAAATTCCTCACTCAAAAGAAGAAGACAAAAAATGGCGTAATTTATTAATTGGAATGCTAAGGACTGTGGGAAGTTTTGATATAAAATCTACAAGTAACAGCAACCTTAAAATAAAGCCCAATACTATTCTTGATTTGTATTTTGAACTATTTATTAAAGAAGTAGAATATCTATTCCATAATGGATTGGTCAAAAAATATAGAAAAAAAGAAGAAAATATTACTACTTTAAAAGGGAGTTTACAGTTTAGCAAACACATTCAACAGAATCTAATTCATAAAGAACGCTTTTATGTTCGTCATTCTATATATGATGTTGAACACACTTTACATTTCATTATTTACAAAACCTTAAGATTACTAAAACAAATCAATAGCAATAATGATTTACACAGTCGAATTGGTGTTTTATTATTGAATTTTCCTGAAATGCCAGATATAAAAGTTTCAGATTCTACTTTTGAAAAATTAATATACAATAGAAAAAACAAGCATTATCAAAAAGCCATAGAAATTGCAAAGTTATTACTTCTCAAATATCATCCAGATGTAACTAAAGGAAAAAACCATGTCTTGGCTCTGATGTTTGATATGAATCTTTTATGGGAACAATTTATATATGCGAGCTTAAAGAAAAATACAACTGATTTCATTAAAATAAAAGCGCAAACGTCAAAGTTTTTTTGGAAACCTGAAAATGGCAGAAGAACTGCGATGAAACCAGATATCTATATTGAAACTTATGATGGAAATATTGTATTAGATACAAAATGGAAAAATCTAAATGGTTTTAATCCTTCTCCAGATGACTTAAGACAAATGTACGTCTATCATGAATATTACGATGCTAATAAAGTAGCTTTGGTTTATCCAGGAGATAATAAAAATAGTAAAGCAGGAGTATATCTAAAAAAAGATGGCAAACATGATAGTAAAATATGCAGTGTTGTTTTGATTAATGTAGAAGATGAAGTATTAAAATGGCAAGAAGAAATTAGAAGAATTGTTAAACAATTTGCCAGTACAAAATAA
- a CDS encoding McrB family protein: MTKTLLTRISILSQYNSKNGTILWEDPASNRWDNIYGQLKENDNAIFISNDKLLIGKVSEVNFGKSLLCINIEEINCQNDQFLRLNSAYPELISRVKANFQPFIHPLKLDLNQLIADVNKQNFINFYILSSQEKYNALSQTFKEHDRIVILDDNSGFQNVKSNSKEGLIDFPKELDINISIEGLLIDEVLQKNKNYKRKSLKSNNVSRIEKIKKEINDNGIFKFTSFFTYHDTLFNKRVYQKKEGKSKLNVVDLNDNESIFKVSMSPKDIDDKAFTYFNDNYLIIVHSQTKAKGVSSQTQGETFEKEMKIGDYFYMCRGNSNLEVIGRITSDATYCEYEDFGDDGWLQRSYEIISEAIKEEPYNDEKKWWTPNDNSTCIIIPTREVKEANTKLFVPYFDTQFELKNNIITSTNITKIMSENLNQILYGPPGTGKTHKLKHDFCSQFIENSKAISKEEFLIEKISKLTWWQVIALTLYVENKLMSVPQIKEHQFIKIKLNASNTESIDQTLWGQLSQHTIKESKTVDYTKRTDPLIFNKFSNSLWKIIPEKKELITNICELGNEIKSFKNKRETKNNFEFVTFHQSFTYEDFIEGIKPRLNEEDQENSDLSYFVRDGIFYKCCDEAAKLAGFSSLSDCILNYTKEQRREKFSGASPFGLFIDEINRGNVSSIFGELITLIEAEKRLSHDEIIVKLPYSERYFSVPPNLFIIGTMNTADRSIEALDTALRRRFCFEEMPPLYDLKDLQNSIYGYSASDILKTINTRIEKLLDKDHKIGHSYLLNKNENSIIESFYKNIIPLLQEYFFGDYNKLGLVLGKGFVHLQEEKASTNIFADFYDTPDDFDNKNIYKIIDYRKDKEVIFKDKHGEIMSFEKALKILMNK; encoded by the coding sequence ATGACAAAAACTTTACTTACAAGAATCAGTATTTTAAGCCAATATAATTCTAAAAATGGAACCATCCTGTGGGAAGATCCTGCTAGCAATCGCTGGGATAATATATATGGACAACTAAAAGAAAATGATAACGCAATTTTTATTTCAAATGATAAATTACTTATAGGAAAAGTAAGTGAAGTTAACTTTGGAAAGAGTTTGTTGTGTATAAATATTGAGGAAATAAATTGCCAAAATGACCAATTTCTTAGACTAAATAGCGCATACCCTGAACTTATATCAAGGGTTAAGGCTAACTTTCAGCCTTTCATTCACCCTCTAAAGTTAGATCTAAACCAGCTTATAGCCGATGTAAATAAACAAAATTTCATTAACTTTTACATCTTATCATCACAAGAAAAATATAATGCACTATCTCAAACTTTTAAAGAACATGATCGTATTGTTATATTAGATGATAATTCAGGTTTTCAAAATGTCAAAAGTAATTCCAAAGAAGGCTTAATTGACTTTCCAAAAGAATTAGACATTAACATCAGCATAGAAGGACTGTTAATTGATGAAGTACTTCAGAAAAATAAAAACTATAAGCGTAAAAGTCTTAAATCGAACAATGTCTCAAGGATAGAGAAAATAAAAAAAGAAATTAATGATAATGGAATATTCAAGTTCACCTCTTTCTTCACATATCATGATACCTTATTCAACAAACGTGTTTATCAGAAAAAAGAAGGGAAATCTAAATTGAATGTAGTTGATTTAAATGATAATGAATCTATTTTTAAAGTTTCAATGAGTCCAAAGGATATTGATGATAAAGCCTTTACTTACTTTAACGACAACTATTTAATCATAGTTCATAGTCAAACCAAAGCAAAAGGAGTTTCTTCCCAAACGCAGGGAGAAACATTTGAAAAAGAAATGAAAATAGGAGATTACTTCTATATGTGCAGAGGTAACAGCAATTTAGAAGTAATAGGCAGAATAACGAGCGATGCTACCTATTGTGAATATGAAGATTTTGGTGATGATGGCTGGCTACAACGCTCCTATGAAATTATTTCGGAAGCAATTAAAGAAGAGCCTTATAATGATGAAAAAAAATGGTGGACACCCAATGATAATTCTACATGTATTATTATACCTACTAGAGAAGTAAAAGAAGCAAATACCAAATTATTTGTACCCTATTTTGACACTCAATTTGAGCTAAAAAACAATATTATTACAAGCACAAATATAACTAAAATTATGTCTGAAAATTTAAATCAAATTCTTTACGGCCCACCAGGAACTGGAAAAACCCATAAATTAAAGCATGATTTTTGTTCTCAATTTATTGAGAACAGTAAAGCTATTTCAAAAGAAGAGTTTTTAATAGAAAAAATAAGCAAATTAACTTGGTGGCAAGTTATTGCACTTACATTATATGTGGAAAACAAATTAATGTCAGTTCCACAAATCAAAGAACATCAATTTATAAAAATAAAACTTAATGCTTCTAATACTGAAAGTATTGACCAAACTTTATGGGGACAACTTTCACAGCATACAATAAAGGAGTCTAAAACTGTTGACTATACAAAACGTACAGATCCACTAATTTTTAATAAATTTTCTAATTCCCTTTGGAAGATAATTCCAGAAAAAAAAGAACTTATTACTAATATATGTGAATTAGGTAATGAAATTAAAAGTTTTAAAAATAAACGAGAAACAAAAAACAACTTTGAGTTTGTAACTTTTCATCAATCCTTTACATATGAAGATTTTATAGAGGGAATAAAGCCAAGATTAAATGAAGAGGATCAAGAAAATTCTGATTTAAGCTATTTTGTGAGAGATGGTATTTTTTACAAATGTTGCGATGAAGCTGCTAAATTAGCAGGGTTTTCAAGTTTGTCAGACTGCATTTTAAATTACACTAAAGAACAAAGAAGAGAAAAATTTAGTGGTGCTTCGCCTTTTGGATTATTCATTGACGAAATTAACAGAGGAAATGTTTCATCAATATTTGGCGAATTAATTACACTTATCGAAGCAGAAAAAAGACTAAGCCATGATGAAATAATTGTAAAACTACCGTATTCAGAAAGATATTTTTCAGTACCTCCTAATTTATTTATTATTGGGACAATGAATACTGCCGACAGAAGTATTGAAGCTCTGGACACCGCTTTACGAAGACGTTTTTGTTTTGAAGAAATGCCTCCTCTTTACGATTTAAAAGACTTGCAAAATAGTATTTATGGATATTCAGCTTCTGATATATTGAAAACGATCAATACAAGGATTGAAAAACTATTAGACAAAGATCATAAAATAGGACATTCTTACTTACTCAATAAAAATGAGAATTCAATAATAGAATCCTTTTATAAAAATATTATTCCTTTATTACAAGAATATTTCTTTGGGGATTATAATAAACTAGGTTTAGTATTAGGAAAGGGGTTTGTTCACTTACAAGAAGAGAAAGCCTCAACAAATATTTTTGCTGATTTTTATGATACTCCAGACGATTTCGACAACAAAAATATTTATAAAATTATTGATTACAGAAAAGACAAGGAGGTTATATTTAAAGATAAACATGGAGAAATTATGAGTTTTGAAAAAGCTCTTAAAATTCTAATGAATAAATAG
- a CDS encoding DUF2931 family protein — protein MHPKVSFFLCNFLIIGLFVSCQPKDTFDWNAGLSGPKNYPSGAPFVEYFYQGKSIAGASSGTGADQGWGITSGGYVGGDKYKPVPDSMAVKWVCSIDNLVYRGGFKLPREKILELFKKKVIDSYGVQNDYGVIVAGMAPGGNITLWMQGGDASTEIAKFKILKGEEDQNIDDDYKKKEIKSWGNYLAYWKIHGIPYSIWEKEEKEYDYDIAFSSEEEDKKDYSIAISGYTKDGSVIYSNEDPIPYIKWNENVKLKVEKGKKLPVQFWMRWHSRDGNEWYESQIVLPINLDKQLLKFQEQYGKDVFLAVGMDKVSKNKPYTFGRIWFENSKEKIEIMKFRASKFNLEKNDFEISQYSLPKDFVFPKWQGREPIQFPEFDYWQEK, from the coding sequence ATGCACCCAAAAGTTAGTTTTTTTTTATGCAATTTTTTAATCATTGGTTTATTTGTCAGCTGTCAGCCCAAAGATACATTCGACTGGAATGCTGGACTTTCTGGTCCAAAAAATTACCCATCAGGCGCACCTTTTGTAGAATATTTTTATCAAGGGAAAAGCATTGCTGGTGCTTCTTCTGGCACAGGAGCAGATCAAGGATGGGGCATTACTAGCGGCGGTTATGTTGGAGGCGACAAATACAAACCCGTTCCTGATAGTATGGCGGTAAAATGGGTCTGTTCAATCGACAACTTAGTATATAGAGGAGGTTTTAAATTGCCTAGAGAAAAAATTCTCGAATTGTTTAAAAAAAAAGTAATAGATTCTTATGGAGTTCAAAACGACTATGGCGTAATTGTTGCCGGAATGGCTCCTGGTGGTAATATAACTCTATGGATGCAGGGAGGGGATGCCAGTACTGAAATAGCAAAATTTAAAATTTTGAAAGGAGAAGAAGATCAAAATATAGATGATGACTACAAAAAAAAAGAGATAAAATCATGGGGCAATTATCTTGCTTATTGGAAAATTCACGGCATTCCTTATTCTATTTGGGAGAAAGAAGAAAAAGAATATGATTATGACATTGCGTTTTCAAGTGAAGAAGAAGATAAAAAAGATTATAGTATAGCCATTTCTGGCTATACCAAAGATGGTAGTGTAATATATTCAAATGAAGATCCGATTCCATATATAAAATGGAATGAGAATGTAAAGCTAAAAGTTGAAAAAGGTAAAAAGCTTCCTGTGCAATTTTGGATGCGATGGCATTCAAGAGATGGCAACGAATGGTATGAATCACAAATTGTTTTACCTATTAATTTAGATAAACAACTATTAAAATTTCAAGAACAATATGGAAAAGATGTATTTCTTGCTGTAGGAATGGATAAAGTTTCAAAAAATAAACCATACACATTTGGAAGGATATGGTTTGAAAATTCAAAAGAAAAAATTGAAATAATGAAATTTAGAGCATCTAAATTCAATTTAGAAAAAAATGATTTTGAAATATCGCAATACTCGCTTCCAAAAGATTTTGTATTCCCTAAATGGCAAGGCAGAGAACCTATTCAATTTCCAGAGTTCGATTATTGGCAGGAAAAGTAA
- a CDS encoding phospholipase effector Tle1 domain-containing protein, whose amino-acid sequence MSEYIRVKGNIVEKTGGVSRVYAKEGIEHNSNGFIDYFAENHTYGEPEKYVPKQPENSVNVYVGMFFDGTGNNRFNSESVYYSKIKSNTDRIDPKDIPANKETEITIEDKDKKSKKIKVKITDRDSYWNPYSNIAKLFDLYKEIKTKDYEDKKKYPEYGKHIILKQYVEGIGTKQGKPDDILGSGLARDTWGVISRVHEGIEKVVQDQFSAVTKDKKINKIVIDVFGFSRGAAAARHFCNEVMKKATYRNEMINDPYDKYPLPSGKKIIDKHAGGKLGFELSAKGHLPVGETYKIEIRFLGIFDTVISDMIVKENMGYKLGLGGSLIPYLYLAPLAQEVLPEIKTNIGSLKIGKVFHIKASTEWRKNFAFTPSEQGYTLGMIGSHSDIGGGYAELTHYEPVLSYFDVPLGNKETLSQMQKFKQFYTDRFICSNEELQFVNTYDHVTETSISPNSMGTSVFSREIKAPNDFPDEGKTISNNPMYQVYQTKNSDHYVLKDSRYISNKYSLVPMQLMLEKAIENDVPFFKSYDEASPKPPYKFEYEIPETESFDILRKYLEIMRATSKEENKDKNSTYEIDYEIYKHIHHNYVHLSAHYGGLENDFLTVQTGDHHFLSDYVFINEPVEPIIKADKVIYKREVYAPKS is encoded by the coding sequence ATGTCAGAATATATTAGAGTAAAAGGAAACATTGTTGAGAAAACAGGTGGAGTTTCTAGAGTTTATGCCAAAGAAGGAATTGAACACAACTCAAACGGATTTATCGATTATTTTGCAGAAAATCATACCTATGGTGAACCAGAAAAGTATGTACCAAAACAGCCCGAAAACTCAGTAAATGTATATGTGGGAATGTTTTTTGACGGCACAGGAAACAATCGCTTCAACTCTGAAAGTGTCTATTATTCTAAAATTAAAAGTAATACCGACAGAATAGACCCAAAAGATATTCCTGCAAACAAAGAAACAGAAATTACAATAGAAGATAAGGACAAAAAAAGTAAAAAAATAAAAGTAAAAATTACAGATCGTGACAGCTACTGGAATCCTTATTCGAATATTGCCAAACTTTTTGATTTGTATAAAGAGATTAAAACGAAAGATTATGAAGATAAAAAAAAATATCCTGAATATGGAAAACATATAATTCTTAAACAATATGTAGAAGGTATCGGCACAAAACAAGGAAAGCCAGATGATATTTTGGGTTCAGGTTTGGCCAGAGATACTTGGGGTGTAATAAGCCGTGTACACGAGGGCATTGAAAAAGTAGTGCAAGATCAGTTTAGTGCAGTAACCAAAGACAAAAAAATCAATAAAATTGTAATTGATGTATTTGGCTTTAGCAGAGGAGCTGCTGCTGCAAGGCATTTTTGCAACGAAGTGATGAAAAAAGCCACGTACAGAAATGAAATGATCAATGATCCTTATGATAAATACCCTTTACCCTCTGGAAAAAAAATAATCGATAAACATGCCGGAGGAAAATTAGGATTTGAGCTTAGTGCAAAAGGGCATCTGCCTGTGGGAGAAACCTACAAAATCGAAATACGTTTTTTAGGAATTTTCGATACCGTAATATCCGATATGATTGTAAAAGAAAATATGGGCTACAAATTAGGGCTTGGCGGGTCCCTTATACCCTACTTATATCTTGCTCCCTTGGCTCAGGAAGTATTACCAGAAATAAAAACCAATATAGGAAGTCTTAAAATAGGTAAAGTTTTCCATATAAAAGCCTCTACAGAATGGCGGAAAAACTTTGCTTTTACCCCATCAGAACAAGGTTATACGCTAGGTATGATAGGCTCCCACTCCGATATTGGCGGAGGGTATGCAGAGTTAACCCATTATGAGCCTGTACTAAGTTATTTTGATGTACCGCTTGGCAATAAAGAAACCCTCTCCCAGATGCAGAAATTTAAGCAATTTTATACAGACAGATTTATTTGCAGTAATGAAGAGCTGCAATTTGTAAATACCTACGATCACGTTACCGAAACCAGCATTTCGCCAAATTCTATGGGAACAAGCGTATTTAGCAGAGAGATAAAAGCACCCAATGATTTTCCAGATGAGGGAAAAACCATCTCAAATAACCCAATGTATCAAGTATACCAAACCAAAAACTCAGATCACTATGTGCTTAAAGATTCTAGATATATTTCAAACAAGTATTCGCTCGTGCCCATGCAACTTATGCTAGAAAAGGCAATAGAAAATGATGTGCCATTCTTTAAAAGTTACGATGAAGCCTCTCCAAAGCCTCCATATAAATTTGAATACGAAATTCCCGAAACGGAATCATTTGATATATTGCGAAAGTATTTAGAAATTATGCGTGCTACTTCAAAAGAAGAAAACAAAGACAAAAATTCAACCTACGAGATAGATTACGAGATCTACAAACACATACACCACAATTACGTTCATTTATCAGCACATTATGGCGGTTTAGAAAATGATTTTTTAACAGTGCAAACAGGAGATCATCATTTTTTATCAGACTATGTTTTTATCAATGAGCCTGTTGAGCCAATTATAAAAGCGGATAAAGTAATTTATAAAAGAGAAGTTTATGCACCCAAAAGTTAG